In Oscillatoria salina IIICB1, the following proteins share a genomic window:
- a CDS encoding DUF928 domain-containing protein, with protein MSRTMCRYLKLSSAFSVRLALMVAVGSVIINQPLSVVAQNIPERWQAQEYQPPGNIGTPTSLDRGGTRGGRLTSPTAIDRPIALVPTTSNQFGVTVNPYPSFLIYLPSSSNSQAIQEVEFRLEDGDTGEEIYTSTFKKSATSGIVTIALPAEAGLLPLEVNKLYHWSLAIVDDLQETKGETNGWIKRVELKSPLSLQLQQASPQEQARLYAEAEIWYDSLAKLAQIYRSRPDDLALASDWEKLLTSAGLEELVQASLVRSSLTSAHK; from the coding sequence ATGAGTCGAACCATGTGCCGTTATCTCAAACTGTCTTCAGCCTTTTCTGTTAGATTGGCTCTAATGGTAGCTGTCGGCAGTGTGATTATTAATCAACCACTGTCTGTTGTTGCTCAGAATATACCAGAACGCTGGCAGGCTCAGGAATACCAACCGCCAGGAAATATCGGGACTCCTACGAGTCTCGATCGAGGGGGTACTCGTGGTGGTCGCCTGACTTCTCCAACTGCGATCGATCGGCCGATTGCTTTGGTTCCGACGACGAGCAATCAGTTTGGGGTAACGGTTAATCCCTATCCCAGCTTTTTAATTTATCTTCCTTCTAGCTCTAATTCTCAGGCAATTCAGGAAGTTGAGTTTCGTCTGGAAGATGGCGATACGGGAGAAGAAATTTATACCTCCACGTTCAAAAAATCTGCTACTTCTGGTATTGTGACGATCGCTCTCCCCGCCGAAGCTGGTTTGTTACCTTTGGAAGTAAATAAACTTTATCATTGGTCGCTGGCGATCGTTGATGATTTGCAGGAAACCAAGGGAGAGACTAATGGTTGGATTAAACGAGTCGAACTCAAGTCACCTTTGTCGCTTCAACTGCAACAAGCTTCACCTCAAGAGCAGGCAAGGTTGTATGCAGAAGCCGAAATTTGGTACGATTCTCTAGCTAAGTTAGCTCAGATTTACCGATCTCGCCCCGATGATTTAGCCTTGGCGAGTGATTGGGAAAAGTTGTTGACATCTGCTGGTTTGGAGGAGCTTGTTCAAGCTTCTCTGGTTCGTAGTTCCCTCACTTCGGCTCATAAGTGA
- a CDS encoding cation-translocating P-type ATPase, which translates to MTQSTSPDSTPAEIRPWHSQSVESTLQQLESNPQTGLTSAEVERRLQRYGANELQETGGRSSWQILLDQFNNIMLLMLIAVAIISGILDLIELQNGGGAEGGIPFKDTIAILLIVILNGVLGYLQESRAEKALAALKQLSSPKVRVVRDSQTIEVDAATIVPGDIVLLEAGVQPAADGQLIEAANLQIREAALTGEAAAVSKQAQVELSPETALGDRVNLVFCGTEVVQGRGKMVVTATGMHTELGKIAEMLQAVESEDTPLQKRMTQLANVLVTGSLILVVIVIVGGVIQSGGFSRLRQLIEVSLSMAVAVVPEGLPAVITVTLAIGTQRMVKRQALIRKLPAVETLGSVNTICSDKTGTLTQNKMVVQEVITVSNTLQVTGEGYTPEGEFLNPENQPVAVKETPEVEKLLLANVICNDAILQQEDNGEWTILGDPTEGALLSLAGKAGLEQKTLQSKYPRLGEFPFSSERKRMSVICPVDTKETESKKYWLFSKGSPELILERCETYQEGEAIIPLTPEMRDRILENNDQMASRGLRVLGFAYKTIKQIPDATEAETNEKELTWLGLVGMLDAPRPEVKLAVAKCRAAGIRPVLITGDHQLTAVAIAQQLGITDGNSHVLTGVHLSQLSQSELEQQVDDVTIYARVSPEHKLRIVQALKKQGKFVAMTGDGVNDAPALKQADIGIAMGITGTDVSKEASDMVLLDDNFATIVAATEEGRVVYANIRRFIKYILGSNVGEVLTIAAAPLLGLPDVPLTPLQILWMNLVTDGLPALALAVEPAEPNVMRRPPFNPQESIFARGLGFYIVRIGIIFSITTIALMAWAFYYSQGEGNPERWKTMVFTTLCIGQMGHAIAVRSNNKLAIEMNPLGNKFLLAAVVVTTLLQLLLVYVPFLRNFFDTEFLSPLELLICLGFSTLIFVWVELEKLFIRWYKSRK; encoded by the coding sequence GTGACTCAATCTACTTCCCCTGATTCTACTCCCGCAGAAATACGTCCCTGGCACTCCCAATCAGTTGAGTCAACATTACAACAGCTAGAGAGTAACCCCCAAACCGGTTTAACCTCAGCCGAGGTTGAACGGCGGTTGCAGCGTTACGGTGCTAATGAACTGCAAGAAACGGGTGGACGCTCTTCTTGGCAAATTCTACTCGATCAGTTTAACAATATCATGTTGTTAATGCTGATCGCTGTAGCGATTATTTCCGGGATTTTGGATTTAATTGAACTACAAAATGGCGGTGGTGCAGAAGGAGGAATTCCCTTTAAAGACACGATCGCCATTCTGTTAATCGTCATTCTCAATGGCGTTTTAGGTTATCTTCAGGAAAGCCGTGCAGAAAAAGCTTTAGCCGCTTTAAAACAACTTTCCTCACCGAAAGTACGCGTAGTTAGGGACTCGCAAACCATTGAAGTTGATGCGGCAACAATAGTACCCGGAGATATTGTCCTTTTGGAAGCGGGAGTACAACCAGCAGCCGACGGACAATTAATTGAAGCAGCTAACCTGCAAATCAGAGAAGCAGCTTTAACCGGAGAAGCAGCAGCAGTAAGCAAACAAGCGCAAGTAGAATTAAGCCCAGAAACAGCCCTCGGCGATCGCGTCAATCTAGTTTTCTGCGGTACGGAAGTGGTACAGGGACGAGGAAAAATGGTCGTAACTGCCACAGGAATGCACACAGAACTGGGTAAAATCGCCGAAATGCTGCAAGCAGTGGAAAGCGAAGATACGCCGCTACAGAAGCGAATGACCCAACTAGCGAACGTTTTAGTTACGGGTTCGCTAATTTTAGTCGTCATTGTCATCGTGGGTGGTGTAATTCAAAGCGGAGGCTTTAGTCGCTTGCGCCAACTAATTGAAGTATCCTTAAGTATGGCTGTAGCCGTAGTTCCTGAAGGATTACCAGCAGTAATTACTGTAACTCTGGCGATCGGTACACAACGCATGGTTAAGCGTCAAGCTTTAATCCGGAAACTCCCCGCAGTAGAAACTCTGGGAAGCGTGAATACCATTTGTTCGGATAAAACCGGAACCTTGACCCAAAATAAAATGGTAGTTCAAGAAGTAATTACCGTTAGTAACACTTTACAGGTGACAGGGGAAGGATATACTCCCGAAGGCGAATTTCTCAACCCAGAAAACCAACCAGTAGCAGTCAAAGAAACACCAGAAGTAGAAAAATTACTGCTAGCCAACGTAATTTGTAACGATGCCATTTTGCAACAGGAAGACAACGGTGAATGGACAATTTTAGGCGACCCCACCGAAGGTGCATTACTTTCCCTAGCAGGAAAAGCAGGATTAGAACAAAAGACTTTACAAAGTAAGTATCCTCGCTTAGGAGAATTTCCTTTTTCCTCAGAACGCAAGCGAATGAGCGTTATTTGTCCGGTGGACACCAAAGAAACCGAGTCAAAGAAATATTGGTTATTTAGCAAAGGTTCGCCAGAATTAATTTTAGAGCGCTGCGAGACATATCAAGAAGGCGAAGCAATAATTCCCCTCACCCCAGAAATGCGCGATCGCATCCTCGAAAATAACGACCAAATGGCTAGTCGTGGTTTGCGCGTCCTCGGATTTGCCTACAAAACCATCAAGCAAATTCCCGACGCCACCGAAGCCGAAACCAATGAAAAAGAATTAACTTGGTTAGGATTAGTCGGAATGCTCGACGCACCCCGCCCCGAAGTAAAATTAGCAGTAGCCAAATGTCGTGCAGCCGGAATTCGACCAGTATTAATTACCGGAGATCATCAACTCACCGCCGTCGCGATCGCGCAACAATTAGGAATCACCGATGGTAATAGTCATGTCCTCACAGGTGTACACTTATCTCAGTTATCTCAAAGCGAACTCGAACAACAAGTAGACGATGTAACTATTTACGCCCGCGTCTCTCCAGAACACAAACTGCGAATTGTTCAAGCTTTGAAGAAACAAGGCAAATTTGTCGCTATGACAGGAGACGGTGTTAACGACGCACCCGCACTCAAACAAGCTGATATTGGTATCGCAATGGGTATTACAGGTACAGATGTCTCTAAAGAAGCTAGCGACATGGTATTACTAGACGATAACTTTGCCACGATTGTCGCCGCTACCGAAGAAGGTAGAGTCGTTTACGCCAATATTCGTCGGTTTATCAAATACATTCTCGGAAGTAACGTTGGTGAAGTCTTAACCATTGCGGCTGCACCCTTACTCGGACTTCCCGACGTTCCCCTAACCCCCCTACAAATTCTCTGGATGAACCTTGTCACCGACGGTTTACCAGCCCTCGCATTAGCCGTCGAACCCGCCGAACCTAACGTCATGCGTCGTCCTCCCTTTAATCCCCAAGAAAGCATTTTTGCTAGAGGTTTAGGCTTTTATATTGTTCGGATTGGGATAATTTTTTCGATTACCACGATCGCTTTAATGGCATGGGCATTTTATTATTCTCAAGGAGAAGGTAATCCCGAACGTTGGAAAACAATGGTCTTTACCACCCTTTGCATCGGTCAAATGGGACACGCGATCGCCGTTCGCTCTAATAATAAACTAGCGATCGAAATGAATCCTTTGGGTAATAAGTTTTTACTTGCTGCGGTAGTCGTGACGACTCTGTTGCAATTACTCTTGGTTTATGTGCCATTTTTACGGAATTTCTTCGATACAGAGTTTCTCAGCCCCCTCGAACTTTTGATTTGTTTAGGTTTTAGTACCTTAATCTTTGTTTGGGTGGAGTTAGAAAAGTTATTCATTCGCTGGTACAAATCTCGCAAGTGA
- a CDS encoding DUF928 domain-containing protein, whose amino-acid sequence MASFKRSLDKIFVIGLLATGLLMPALGKLQAQSLPKSISNQLPTEWKFDPPERGKPEGREGGATRGPCIKNNQQLQVLGPDQGAITASGYPSFFWYLPETNSDDVVEVEFLLEDETGNEVYKTQYQIGSADGVGENPHGIMRLDLPSLTDANPLAMAQRYRWEVSLACGEGFNKQTLQWDRSYVYRDPQKQSIANLIEEENSLEERIVRYAEAGLWPETLASLYEARLQEPNNPDFKQAWTKLLNSVGLQNISQYEFASDTATRSELVPSSE is encoded by the coding sequence GTGGCATCTTTCAAACGCTCTCTAGATAAAATCTTCGTCATTGGACTTTTAGCTACCGGACTGTTAATGCCTGCTCTAGGTAAACTACAGGCGCAGTCTTTACCAAAGTCCATTTCTAACCAATTGCCCACTGAATGGAAATTTGACCCTCCTGAAAGAGGTAAACCTGAAGGACGCGAAGGTGGGGCAACTCGAGGTCCTTGTATCAAAAACAACCAACAGTTACAAGTTTTAGGTCCAGATCAAGGAGCCATAACTGCTTCTGGATATCCTAGCTTTTTTTGGTATCTGCCAGAAACTAATTCAGATGATGTAGTCGAAGTAGAATTCTTACTCGAAGATGAAACTGGCAATGAGGTATACAAAACTCAATACCAAATCGGTTCTGCTGATGGGGTAGGCGAAAATCCGCATGGAATTATGCGTCTTGACTTGCCATCCTTGACTGATGCGAATCCGTTAGCGATGGCGCAAAGATATCGCTGGGAAGTTAGTCTCGCTTGCGGTGAAGGCTTTAACAAACAAACACTGCAATGGGATCGAAGTTATGTTTATCGCGATCCTCAAAAGCAAAGCATTGCTAACCTGATCGAAGAGGAAAATTCCCTCGAAGAACGAATAGTTCGCTATGCTGAAGCTGGATTGTGGCCCGAAACCTTAGCAAGTCTTTACGAAGCACGTCTGCAAGAACCGAATAATCCTGACTTTAAACAAGCTTGGACGAAATTACTCAACTCGGTTGGCTTGCAGAATATTTCTCAATATGAGTTTGCTAGTGATACTGCTACTCGCTCTGAGCTTGTTCCCTCTTCTGAGTAA